One genomic window of Haloferax mediterranei ATCC 33500 includes the following:
- the tuf gene encoding translation elongation factor EF-1 subunit alpha has protein sequence MSDKPHQNLAIIGHVDHGKSTLVGRLLFETGSVPEHVIEQHREEAEEKGKGGFEFAYVMDNLAEERERGVTIDIAHQEFDTDEFYFTIVDCPGHRDFVKNMITGASQADNAVLVVAADDGVAPQTREHVFLARTLGIGELIIAVNKMDVVDYSEDKYNDVKEQVTQLLKQVRFNSDDATFVPISAFEGDNIAERSDNTSWYDDDILLEALNDLPAPQPPTDAPLRLPIQDVYTISGIGTVPVGRIETGTLNPGDNVSFQPSDVGGEVKTVEMHHEEVDQAGPGDNVGFNVRGVGKDDIRRGDVCGPADEPPKVAETFQAQVVVMQHPSVITAGYTPVFHAHTAQVACTIESIDQKLDPASGEVAEENPDFIKSGDAAIVTVRPQKPLSIEPSSEIPELGSFAVRDMGQTIAAGKVLEVNER, from the coding sequence ATGAGCGACAAACCCCACCAGAACCTGGCCATTATCGGCCACGTCGACCACGGTAAGAGTACGCTCGTCGGCCGACTCCTGTTCGAGACCGGCTCCGTCCCGGAGCACGTCATCGAGCAGCACCGAGAGGAGGCCGAGGAGAAAGGCAAGGGCGGATTCGAATTCGCCTACGTCATGGACAACCTCGCAGAAGAGCGCGAGCGCGGTGTCACCATCGACATCGCCCACCAGGAATTCGACACGGATGAGTTCTACTTCACCATCGTCGACTGTCCTGGCCACCGCGACTTCGTCAAGAACATGATCACCGGTGCTTCGCAGGCTGACAACGCGGTCCTCGTCGTCGCTGCTGACGACGGTGTCGCGCCGCAGACCCGCGAGCACGTCTTCCTCGCCCGCACCCTGGGCATCGGCGAACTCATCATCGCAGTCAACAAGATGGACGTCGTCGACTACAGCGAAGACAAGTACAACGACGTCAAGGAGCAGGTCACCCAGCTCCTCAAGCAGGTCCGTTTCAACTCGGACGACGCGACGTTCGTGCCGATTTCCGCCTTCGAGGGCGACAACATCGCCGAGCGCTCCGACAACACCTCCTGGTACGATGACGACATCCTCCTCGAGGCACTCAACGACCTGCCGGCACCGCAGCCGCCGACGGACGCGCCGCTGCGCCTGCCCATTCAGGACGTTTACACCATCTCCGGCATCGGTACGGTTCCTGTCGGACGTATCGAGACGGGTACCCTCAACCCCGGCGACAACGTGAGCTTCCAGCCCTCTGACGTCGGCGGCGAGGTCAAGACCGTCGAGATGCACCACGAAGAAGTCGACCAGGCTGGTCCTGGCGACAACGTTGGTTTCAACGTTCGTGGCGTCGGCAAGGACGACATCCGCCGCGGCGACGTCTGTGGCCCGGCCGACGAGCCGCCGAAGGTCGCCGAGACCTTCCAGGCGCAGGTCGTCGTCATGCAGCACCCCTCGGTCATCACCGCTGGCTACACGCCGGTCTTCCACGCCCACACGGCGCAGGTCGCGTGTACCATCGAGTCGATCGACCAGAAGCTCGACCCCGCGTCGGGTGAGGTCGCTGAGGAGAACCCGGACTTCATCAAGTCCGGCGACGCTGCTATCGTGACCGTCCGTCCGCAGAAGCCGCTCAGCATCGAGCCGTCCTCCGAGATTCCGGAACTCGGCAGCTTCGCTGTCCGTGACATGGGTCAGACCATCGCGGCCGGCAAAGTGCTCGAAGTCAACGAGCGATAA
- the rpsJ gene encoding 30S ribosomal protein S10 has product MQQARVRLAGTSPEDLDDICDDVREIANKTGVNLSGPIPLPTKTLEVPARKSPDGEGTATWEHWEMRVHKRLIDLDADERALRQLMRVQVPNDVSIEIVLED; this is encoded by the coding sequence ATGCAACAGGCACGCGTTCGGCTCGCCGGCACGAGTCCGGAAGACCTCGACGATATCTGCGACGACGTCCGCGAGATTGCAAACAAGACGGGCGTCAACCTCAGCGGGCCGATCCCGCTGCCCACGAAGACGCTCGAAGTCCCCGCCCGAAAATCGCCTGACGGCGAGGGGACGGCTACGTGGGAGCACTGGGAGATGCGCGTCCACAAGCGTCTCATCGACCTCGACGCTGACGAACGCGCTCTGCGCCAGCTGATGCGCGTTCAGGTTCCGAACGACGTCAGCATCGAGATCGTCCTCGAAGACTAA
- a CDS encoding PAS domain-containing protein, whose product MAGTIKALHVDDDPASTDLTAEFLERENENLSVVSATSAEEGLCRLAETDIDCVISDYDMPGQTGIDFLKAVREEYPDLPFILFTGKGSEEVAADAISAGATDYIQKETGTGQYTVLANRITNTVAQYRARRQSERANRRRRQTLTRITDGFVEMDADFTVTDVNEQTVELTGLAREELIGSNYQDDIVEGDSDASFEEYKHVLATGEARTIEARSDINPNRWVEERIFPTEAGDGIYVYFRDITERKRREQKLQAQTRRLQGVLDSVQAALWMRDTDSQFILTNQNFRELFDIDDERDVTGKRLDELFDAELVELFRTTDERVSSSGEPLEREEAIETGDGTKVCLLRLTPLFDDNGEVLSTVGAAVDITERKEREQTLTALHRAAQKIEQSADESTVYETLVETAENVLHFDLVTVDIERDGYLIQEVWKPNSRKVEYYERTPIEANETVAAQAYNRQETIVIDDLRTTDITPADPDYRSAITVPIGTFGTFQAVLSDVGAFDESDQEFAELLVDHARVKLAQLDGTLERRE is encoded by the coding sequence ATGGCTGGCACGATTAAAGCACTGCACGTAGATGACGATCCGGCTTCTACGGACCTGACTGCGGAATTTCTCGAACGCGAGAACGAGAATCTCAGTGTGGTGTCAGCAACCAGTGCGGAAGAGGGGCTGTGTCGGCTTGCCGAGACCGACATCGACTGTGTCATTAGCGACTACGACATGCCCGGTCAGACAGGAATCGATTTTCTCAAAGCTGTCCGCGAAGAGTATCCCGACCTCCCGTTTATCCTGTTTACTGGGAAAGGTTCGGAAGAAGTTGCAGCCGATGCAATCTCCGCCGGAGCGACTGATTACATCCAGAAAGAGACCGGTACCGGTCAGTACACGGTGTTAGCCAATCGAATCACGAATACCGTCGCACAATACCGTGCACGCCGCCAATCTGAACGTGCCAACCGCCGGCGCCGCCAGACGCTCACGCGAATCACTGACGGATTCGTTGAGATGGATGCCGACTTCACAGTCACAGACGTGAACGAACAGACTGTGGAACTGACGGGACTCGCGCGCGAGGAACTCATCGGTAGCAACTACCAGGACGATATTGTCGAGGGTGACTCGGATGCATCGTTCGAAGAGTACAAACACGTTCTCGCCACCGGAGAGGCGCGTACCATCGAGGCTCGATCAGATATCAACCCGAATCGGTGGGTCGAAGAGCGGATTTTTCCCACCGAGGCCGGAGACGGTATCTACGTCTACTTTCGGGACATCACCGAACGCAAACGGCGAGAACAGAAACTCCAGGCACAAACCAGACGGCTCCAGGGCGTTCTCGATAGCGTGCAGGCCGCACTCTGGATGCGAGACACGGACAGCCAGTTCATTCTGACAAATCAGAATTTCCGAGAACTATTCGATATCGATGACGAGCGAGACGTCACTGGAAAACGGTTAGATGAGTTGTTCGATGCGGAACTCGTCGAGTTGTTCAGGACTACTGACGAGCGTGTCTCGTCGTCCGGCGAACCACTCGAGAGAGAAGAGGCGATTGAGACGGGAGACGGCACGAAGGTGTGTCTCCTGAGACTCACACCGCTTTTCGACGACAACGGCGAGGTACTTTCGACGGTCGGTGCTGCCGTGGATATAACCGAACGAAAGGAGCGAGAACAGACGTTAACTGCCCTCCATAGAGCCGCACAGAAAATCGAGCAATCGGCTGACGAGAGCACGGTATACGAGACGCTCGTCGAAACTGCCGAAAACGTGCTACATTTCGACCTCGTCACGGTTGACATCGAACGAGACGGGTACCTGATTCAGGAGGTATGGAAACCTAACAGCCGCAAAGTGGAGTACTACGAGCGGACACCTATCGAAGCGAACGAAACGGTCGCCGCGCAGGCCTACAATCGTCAGGAGACAATCGTCATCGACGATCTCAGAACGACTGACATCACGCCCGCCGACCCCGACTATCGGTCGGCAATCACAGTTCCTATCGGAACGTTCGGGACGTTTCAGGCGGTGCTGAGTGACGTCGGTGCATTCGATGAATCTGATCAGGAGTTCGCCGAACTGCTCGTCGATCACGCTCGGGTGAAACTCGCCCAGCTCGATGGCACGTTGGAACGCCGAGAGTAA